A genome region from Methanobacterium subterraneum includes the following:
- the ribB gene encoding 3,4-dihydroxy-2-butanone-4-phosphate synthase — MIKKAIESFKKGEIVLIFDDDNRERETDMIVAAEFMTPQHMTTIRNDAGGLFCVPISAEISDKLGIPFMTDLMNEASKEYPVLAELTPNDIPYDEKSAFSITVNHRKTFTGITDNDRACTIKELGLLCKNGNFQDFGKYFRSPGHVTLLRAAKDHVLKRKGHTEMSIALAEMAGQTEVAVCCEMMDDETGDSMNTDKVGEYAKKNDLVFLSGAELIEAYHEFKGI, encoded by the coding sequence ATGATAAAAAAAGCCATAGAATCATTTAAAAAGGGAGAAATTGTTTTAATCTTTGACGATGACAACCGGGAGCGAGAAACTGACATGATTGTGGCTGCGGAGTTTATGACCCCCCAGCACATGACCACCATTAGGAACGATGCTGGTGGTCTTTTCTGCGTCCCCATATCTGCAGAAATCTCCGATAAACTGGGAATTCCATTCATGACCGATTTGATGAATGAAGCCAGTAAAGAATACCCAGTTCTAGCTGAATTAACCCCTAACGACATACCTTACGATGAAAAATCAGCCTTCTCCATAACCGTGAACCACAGGAAGACCTTCACCGGGATCACCGACAATGACCGGGCCTGTACCATCAAGGAACTGGGATTACTATGTAAAAATGGGAATTTCCAGGATTTTGGTAAATATTTCCGTTCCCCGGGACACGTGACCCTGCTTAGAGCTGCTAAAGACCATGTTTTAAAAAGGAAAGGTCATACTGAGATGAGTATTGCCTTGGCTGAAATGGCCGGGCAAACCGAAGTGGCAGTTTGCTGTGAAATGATGGATGATGAGACCGGTGATTCAATGAACACCGACAAAGTAGGGGAGTACGCTAAAAAGAATGACCTGGTATTTTTAAGCGGAGCAGAGTTAATAGAAGCCTACCATGAGTTTAAAGGAATTTAA
- a CDS encoding DUF120 domain-containing protein, translated as MEITGKVISGTRKGTYFMSLEVYKEEFRKKLKFEPFPGTLNLKISPENAARISSMQDKMRVIEGTGNYGDVKFLPAQLNGMVEGAILFPVKTEHSPEILEFVAQENLRNTLNLNDGDEATLKIN; from the coding sequence ATGGAAATCACAGGCAAAGTCATCTCTGGAACTCGTAAAGGCACGTATTTCATGTCTTTAGAGGTTTATAAGGAGGAGTTTAGGAAAAAGCTTAAATTTGAACCATTTCCGGGTACTCTTAACCTGAAAATCTCTCCTGAAAACGCAGCCCGTATATCGAGTATGCAGGATAAAATGAGAGTCATTGAAGGGACTGGTAATTATGGGGATGTTAAATTTCTCCCAGCTCAACTCAATGGAATGGTAGAGGGGGCTATTCTGTTCCCGGTTAAGACTGAGCACTCCCCAGAAATATTGGAATTTGTGGCCCAGGAAAATCTTCGAAACACTCTCAATCTCAATGACGGAGATGAAGCTACTTTAAAAATAAATTGA
- a CDS encoding endonuclease V encodes MCIHNFTQEIANIQFSLADRVLEEDCFNSLDTVAGVDVSFSVDNQAIAAVVVLQLGDLEILEKRTLPVELFFPYIPGFLGVREADAVISVLNTLEHDFDVLMVNGHGVMHPRGFGLACQVGVLCDVPTIGVAKRLIDGRYIKRATQRHHAIGEFQLITENNNELGAFFKGKYVSVGHKISLKTALSIVKMTSVFKTPEPIRQTHILATETFKQELTSN; translated from the coding sequence ATGTGTATCCATAACTTCACCCAAGAGATAGCTAATATACAGTTCTCCCTGGCAGATAGGGTGTTGGAAGAAGACTGTTTTAACAGTTTGGATACTGTGGCCGGAGTGGATGTTTCTTTTTCCGTGGATAACCAGGCAATTGCGGCAGTTGTGGTTTTGCAACTGGGAGATCTGGAGATACTGGAAAAGAGAACACTGCCCGTGGAACTATTTTTCCCCTACATCCCTGGTTTTCTCGGTGTTAGGGAGGCTGATGCAGTTATTTCAGTACTGAACACTTTAGAACACGATTTCGATGTTCTAATGGTTAATGGTCACGGTGTTATGCATCCCCGTGGCTTTGGATTGGCCTGTCAGGTGGGTGTCCTCTGTGATGTTCCCACCATTGGGGTGGCAAAAAGGTTAATTGATGGAAGGTATATAAAGAGGGCCACCCAAAGACACCACGCCATTGGCGAATTTCAACTGATAACCGAAAACAATAATGAGCTTGGGGCCTTTTTTAAGGGGAAATACGTGAGCGTTGGGCATAAAATATCCTTAAAAACTGCATTGAGTATTGTGAAGATGACCAGCGTTTTCAAAACTCCGGAACCAATCAGGCAAACCCATATACTGGCAACAGAAACTTTTAAACAGGAATTAACGAGTAATTAA
- the sepS gene encoding O-phosphoserine--tRNA ligase — protein MKKKEILKLAKRDFEKAWAETGKNLKNPHHDEEYPRLHFKPGQTHPLSDTMAQLRQAYLLLGFQETINPLFIEEDHVYRQFGPEAPAVLDRCFYLAGLPRPDIGIGMDKIAQIEEIGVSLDEEKIQGLKEVFRSYKKGETSGDDLIHDVSLALEVADATGLRVMERVFPELKELTPISSKTTLRSHMTSGWFITLNALNQNNTLPVKLFSIDRCFRREQREDSSHLMTYHSASCVWMDDEVSLDMGMAVSESLLEYFGFQKFKFLLDEKKSKYYIPGTQTEVYGYHPKLNEWVEVATFGLYSPIALAKYGIDQEVMNLGVGAERIAMILGGHQDIREMVYPHTYGKWGLSDREMASMLHLNLYPVTDDGRRLMESIIQTAVEYGDTSSPCEFTAFQGEFMGKNIEVKIIEPEAGTKLLGPASWNRVHVYQGNIVGVPQPAEIERFQSPDDIVEKLLSMGKEVMDDLAIKALKKGIPTGISYMDGVAAQAAYRMEEMVVSGEEQLKLRATIAKSPSDINLKLDELAMRYINSNNKVIDIRGPIFCTITGEIKD, from the coding sequence GTGAAGAAAAAGGAGATATTAAAGCTGGCGAAGAGGGATTTTGAAAAGGCCTGGGCTGAAACAGGTAAAAATCTTAAAAATCCCCATCATGATGAGGAATATCCACGTTTGCACTTCAAACCCGGCCAAACCCATCCACTCTCCGATACCATGGCCCAGCTCAGGCAAGCCTACCTGCTCCTTGGTTTCCAGGAAACCATCAATCCCCTCTTCATTGAAGAAGATCATGTTTACCGCCAGTTCGGACCAGAAGCCCCGGCAGTTCTGGACCGTTGCTTCTACCTGGCAGGACTACCCCGACCAGATATAGGGATCGGTATGGATAAAATAGCACAGATCGAGGAAATAGGTGTTTCCCTTGATGAAGAAAAAATTCAGGGACTGAAAGAAGTGTTCCGTAGCTATAAAAAAGGTGAAACCAGCGGAGATGACCTTATCCACGATGTGTCCCTTGCCCTGGAAGTAGCCGATGCCACCGGGCTACGAGTTATGGAGAGGGTTTTCCCTGAACTTAAGGAGTTAACCCCCATCTCCAGCAAAACCACTTTACGTTCACATATGACTTCTGGATGGTTCATCACCCTGAATGCATTGAACCAAAACAACACATTGCCAGTTAAACTATTTTCAATTGACCGTTGCTTCCGTCGGGAGCAAAGAGAGGATTCAAGCCACCTTATGACCTACCACTCCGCTTCCTGTGTTTGGATGGATGATGAAGTTTCTCTGGATATGGGAATGGCTGTTTCAGAGAGCCTTTTGGAGTATTTCGGATTTCAGAAGTTCAAATTCCTGCTTGATGAGAAGAAATCCAAGTACTACATCCCTGGGACTCAGACTGAGGTCTACGGTTACCATCCTAAACTGAATGAATGGGTGGAGGTGGCTACATTTGGTTTGTACTCCCCCATTGCACTGGCCAAGTATGGTATTGACCAGGAAGTTATGAACCTGGGTGTGGGTGCCGAGAGAATTGCCATGATCCTCGGTGGTCACCAGGATATTCGGGAGATGGTTTATCCCCATACCTATGGTAAGTGGGGTCTCAGTGACCGGGAAATGGCCTCCATGCTCCACTTGAACCTGTATCCAGTGACTGATGACGGGCGAAGGTTGATGGAATCCATAATCCAGACCGCCGTAGAATATGGTGACACCAGTTCACCCTGCGAGTTCACCGCGTTCCAGGGAGAATTCATGGGTAAAAACATTGAAGTAAAGATCATTGAACCCGAAGCCGGTACCAAACTACTGGGACCTGCCAGCTGGAACCGGGTGCATGTTTATCAGGGAAACATCGTTGGTGTGCCCCAGCCCGCAGAGATAGAACGTTTCCAGTCACCTGATGATATTGTAGAAAAGCTTCTAAGCATGGGAAAAGAGGTAATGGATGACCTGGCTATTAAGGCCCTTAAAAAGGGCATACCCACCGGTATCAGTTACATGGACGGTGTGGCAGCCCAAGCAGCCTACCGTATGGAGGAGATGGTGGTTAGCGGAGAGGAACAACTTAAGTTACGTGCCACCATAGCCAAATCCCCCTCGGACATCAACCTTAAACTGGACGAACTGGCCATGCGCTACATAAACAGCAATAACAAAGTTATAGACATCAGGGGGCCAATATTCTGCACAATAACTGGTGAGATTAAAGACTAA
- the tfrA gene encoding fumarate reductase (CoM/CoB) subunit TfrA codes for MERETYHTDVLVIGSGGAGCRAAIEAKKHDLDVIIVSKGLSYKSGCTTLAEGGYNAAFAYVDADDSVQAHLEDTLKGGGYLNDLELARILVEEAPDRLTELESYGALFDRQESGQLNQRPFGGQTYPRTCFQGDRTGHEMMTALKEEVIRQGIQTVDEVMITSLIQDDTGRVGGACGVSLESTEFVVFHAKSTIIATGGAGWIYPVTSNALQKTGDGYALAWNAGADLLDMEQVQFHPTGMLYPDSRRGVLVTEAVRGEGGRLINSQGKRFMTNYDSRGELATRDVVARAIYNEIMEGRGTENGGVYLDVTHLPAEVIEEKLETMLLQFQDVGVDIREEPMEVAPTAHHFMGGARINSQCETKISNLYAAGEAAGGVHGANRLGGNALAETQVFGRRAGDAAAKNVTKSKFKLNPKSLEMEEERIEKLFKDGDYYPFQIKEELQEVMWNNVAIIRRDEGLKSALNAIHAIKDKMVRMKLPEVRGYNPHLLDALELENMVLIAELVTKSAIIREESRGAHYRADFPETKDECKKSIVLNKNNKNEGYLQR; via the coding sequence ATGGAAAGGGAGACTTACCACACCGATGTACTGGTCATTGGATCCGGGGGAGCCGGGTGCAGAGCAGCCATCGAAGCAAAAAAGCATGATTTAGACGTTATTATAGTATCCAAGGGATTATCTTACAAATCAGGGTGTACCACTCTGGCAGAGGGGGGCTACAATGCTGCCTTTGCCTATGTGGATGCAGATGACAGTGTACAGGCACACCTGGAGGACACCCTCAAAGGAGGGGGCTACCTCAACGACCTTGAACTGGCACGTATCCTGGTGGAAGAAGCACCAGACCGACTCACCGAACTCGAGAGCTACGGTGCCCTCTTTGACCGACAGGAATCAGGCCAACTGAACCAGCGACCATTTGGTGGTCAAACTTACCCTAGAACCTGTTTCCAGGGGGACCGCACTGGTCACGAGATGATGACTGCCCTCAAGGAGGAGGTTATTCGTCAGGGTATTCAGACTGTGGACGAGGTCATGATCACCTCACTTATCCAGGATGATACTGGACGGGTGGGGGGAGCATGTGGAGTGTCCTTAGAGAGTACTGAATTTGTGGTTTTCCATGCTAAATCCACCATCATTGCCACTGGGGGGGCGGGCTGGATCTACCCGGTAACCTCTAATGCCCTTCAAAAAACTGGGGATGGATATGCTCTGGCCTGGAATGCCGGTGCAGATCTTCTGGACATGGAACAGGTTCAGTTCCACCCCACCGGCATGCTGTACCCTGACTCCCGCCGGGGAGTTCTGGTGACCGAGGCGGTTCGTGGAGAAGGGGGGAGACTCATAAACTCCCAGGGGAAACGTTTCATGACCAACTATGACTCACGTGGAGAGCTGGCCACACGGGACGTGGTAGCCAGGGCCATCTACAACGAGATAATGGAAGGAAGAGGCACTGAAAACGGTGGAGTCTATCTGGATGTGACTCACCTCCCGGCCGAGGTCATTGAAGAAAAACTGGAAACAATGCTCTTACAATTCCAGGATGTAGGGGTGGACATCCGGGAAGAACCAATGGAAGTAGCACCCACCGCCCACCACTTCATGGGAGGAGCCCGGATAAATTCACAGTGTGAAACCAAAATTTCAAACCTCTACGCAGCGGGAGAAGCTGCTGGTGGAGTTCATGGTGCCAACCGGCTCGGTGGAAATGCACTGGCCGAAACCCAGGTATTCGGAAGACGTGCCGGAGATGCAGCCGCAAAAAACGTAACTAAATCTAAATTCAAATTGAATCCAAAATCTCTGGAAATGGAAGAAGAACGAATTGAAAAACTATTCAAGGACGGGGATTACTATCCCTTCCAGATTAAAGAAGAACTGCAGGAAGTCATGTGGAATAATGTAGCCATAATCCGCAGGGATGAAGGCCTTAAATCAGCTTTAAATGCCATCCATGCTATCAAAGATAAAATGGTTCGAATGAAGCTACCGGAGGTACGTGGATATAACCCGCACCTATTAGATGCTCTGGAACTGGAGAACATGGTTTTGATAGCTGAATTAGTTACCAAGTCTGCTATTATCCGTGAGGAGAGCAGGGGAGCACATTACCGTGCTGATTTCCCAGAAACCAAGGATGAATGTAAGAAGAGTATTGTTTTGAATAAAAACAATAAAAATGAAGGATATTTGCAGAGATAA
- a CDS encoding transposase, whose protein sequence is MNSILNNINIDETHLKTLLEADFHDKTEFKHIIDDFFTPQKDLNIEQIKKKMRIILENENKKNQRIIDKLQRENIVKNLENSEIISQLKKETKIVIILDNYPVHKAQLAKKACEILNIQLILLPPYSPKLNPIEQVWRIIKRELSKIYIKDETFLIQKFKSYYNEIVGNETLYEGWIKKIIKTNC, encoded by the coding sequence TTGAATTCCATTTTAAATAATATTAACATTGATGAAACACATCTAAAAACGCTTTTAGAAGCAGATTTCCATGATAAAACTGAATTTAAACATATTATTGACGATTTTTTCACACCTCAAAAAGATTTAAATATCGAACAAATCAAGAAAAAAATGAGGATTATCTTAGAAAATGAAAATAAAAAGAATCAAAGAATAATTGACAAATTACAAAGGGAAAATATTGTTAAAAATTTAGAAAACTCTGAAATTATAAGTCAATTAAAAAAAGAAACAAAAATTGTAATAATTTTAGACAATTATCCAGTTCATAAAGCACAATTAGCTAAAAAAGCTTGTGAAATCCTTAATATCCAATTAATACTTTTACCCCCATATTCTCCAAAACTAAATCCTATAGAACAAGTTTGGAGAATAATAAAACGTGAACTGTCTAAAATCTATATAAAAGATGAAACATTCTTAATTCAAAAATTTAAATCTTACTACAATGAAATAGTCGGAAATGAAACATTATACGAAGGATGGATAAAAAAAATTATAAAAACAAATTGTTAA
- a CDS encoding helix-turn-helix domain-containing protein, which translates to MNRKPTINKDFTSVEELQIRIKKLEQDVKVLNKLYFINDIYHDVSITESCKKLGITRVTGHNWLNQWNEGGYDSLGRKSGSGGQSKLTPEQKKELSEIIIDNKIYSSKQVLELIKEKFNVEYSIRQVERILRDLKFGYGKPYTIYSKMPEDAEESLKKNFKE; encoded by the coding sequence ATGAATAGAAAGCCAACTATAAATAAGGATTTTACGAGTGTTGAAGAGCTTCAAATTAGAATAAAGAAGTTGGAACAGGATGTAAAAGTTTTAAACAAGTTGTATTTCATAAATGATATTTATCATGATGTTTCTATCACAGAATCTTGTAAAAAACTGGGAATTACAAGAGTTACTGGGCATAATTGGTTAAATCAATGGAATGAAGGTGGATATGATTCTTTAGGCAGAAAATCTGGTAGTGGGGGTCAATCGAAACTTACTCCTGAGCAAAAAAAAGAATTATCTGAAATTATCATTGATAATAAGATTTATAGCTCTAAACAGGTTTTAGAATTAATAAAAGAAAAATTTAATGTTGAATACAGTATTAGACAGGTGGAAAGAATTTTAAGAGATTTAAAATTTGGATATGGTAAACCTTATACGATATATTCAAAAATGCCAGAAGATGCTGAAGAATCACTTAAAAAAAACTTCAAGGAATAA
- the nrdD gene encoding anaerobic ribonucleoside-triphosphate reductase, with the protein MKDARIIAAIPTKAETCVLKNNGIFEKFSHEKILKSCLMAGAPLWAAEKIASQAAGAAYDGVTTKEIKMWVYDSLKRVEPEIADKYLKSNQLRVRTARDTIESFDKSKIEKTLVVETGASPELADKIATEVWKEVKKLDVEYLTAPMLREMVNTKLVENGLETLRRRYTRLGIPVYNITNLIENGSRDNANMIHNPETVHKYVADEALKQYALLHILPNELADAHLGGDIHIHDLEFFAGRPINCLQHDLRFFIRNGLKVDGTGDHTSVAGPPNHIETLMNHSGEIMLAAQQNMSGGQSMSLWNVFVAPFAHGLPYEKVKQAVQMFIYNLNMAYAARGSQVPFTSINMEFTVPDFLKEEPAYGPKGRLMGTYGDFEDETRMLQRAFTEVLLDGDSDGKPHLFPNTIYALRKEVLKDEFAEDLELVHELSSKYGTAYFTNMLPSYRGQMANYMGCRTSLSDNWTGDWEKDCFRTGNLAYVTLNLPRIAYQSRDEDEIFEYLDSYLRLSEEVLMLRRKQAVACLDDYNLLPFLTQNLNDERYYRVENSTMTFGFVGLNEMLQSFCGSGIEDPDSLKLGLKVVDYMNGRAQELKKDTGLRWTIIQTPAESTAYRFAMLDKEKFGNNAITQGDSDAYYYTNSSHVPVDTTVNLAEKIRIEEQFHSRTLGGHIFHAFMGESHSDPEALMSLTNKIARKSDIGFWAYSSALSFCVKCKTLMKGLQNSCVACGEQKEVEWYDRITGYVQQVGRSKSASGGWNPGKMKELHDRRRF; encoded by the coding sequence ATGAAGGATGCTCGTATTATTGCTGCTATACCAACCAAGGCGGAAACTTGTGTTTTGAAAAACAATGGGATATTTGAGAAGTTCAGTCATGAAAAAATATTAAAATCCTGCCTTATGGCAGGCGCACCACTATGGGCGGCGGAAAAAATAGCTTCTCAGGCTGCTGGGGCGGCCTATGACGGAGTCACCACTAAAGAAATCAAGATGTGGGTATATGACTCTTTGAAGCGGGTAGAACCAGAGATAGCTGACAAATACCTCAAAAGTAACCAGTTACGGGTTCGAACAGCACGGGACACCATAGAATCCTTCGACAAATCAAAAATAGAGAAAACCCTCGTGGTAGAAACAGGGGCCAGTCCGGAACTTGCCGATAAAATAGCCACTGAAGTATGGAAAGAGGTTAAAAAACTGGACGTGGAATACTTAACTGCTCCCATGCTCAGGGAAATGGTAAACACTAAACTGGTTGAAAATGGCCTGGAAACATTAAGGCGAAGGTACACCAGGCTAGGGATACCTGTTTACAACATAACCAACCTCATTGAAAACGGAAGCCGGGACAATGCCAACATGATCCACAACCCGGAAACTGTGCACAAATACGTGGCAGATGAGGCCCTTAAACAATACGCACTTCTACATATACTCCCCAATGAACTGGCCGATGCTCATTTAGGTGGAGATATACACATTCACGATCTGGAATTCTTTGCTGGCAGACCCATAAACTGTCTGCAACATGATCTAAGATTCTTCATACGAAACGGACTTAAAGTTGACGGCACAGGAGACCACACTTCAGTGGCCGGACCACCAAACCACATCGAAACCCTGATGAACCACTCTGGAGAAATCATGCTGGCAGCCCAGCAGAACATGAGTGGAGGACAATCAATGAGCCTGTGGAATGTATTTGTTGCACCATTTGCCCATGGACTTCCCTACGAAAAGGTCAAACAGGCAGTCCAAATGTTCATTTACAACCTTAACATGGCCTACGCTGCCCGGGGAAGCCAAGTACCATTCACCTCCATCAACATGGAATTCACAGTACCTGACTTCTTAAAAGAAGAACCTGCCTATGGGCCTAAAGGTCGTCTGATGGGAACATACGGTGATTTTGAAGACGAAACCCGAATGTTACAAAGGGCATTCACTGAAGTGCTCCTAGATGGGGATTCCGATGGCAAACCACATCTATTCCCCAATACCATCTACGCCTTGCGAAAAGAAGTTCTGAAGGATGAATTCGCAGAGGACTTGGAATTAGTCCACGAATTATCATCTAAGTACGGTACTGCCTACTTCACTAACATGTTACCCAGTTACCGGGGACAAATGGCCAACTACATGGGATGCCGAACATCCCTCTCTGACAATTGGACTGGGGACTGGGAAAAAGACTGTTTTAGAACAGGAAACTTGGCCTATGTTACACTGAACCTACCTAGAATAGCATACCAGTCCCGTGATGAAGATGAAATCTTCGAGTACTTGGATTCCTATTTACGCCTGTCAGAAGAGGTACTGATGTTACGTCGCAAGCAAGCGGTGGCCTGTCTGGATGATTACAACCTGTTACCATTCTTAACCCAGAACCTTAATGATGAACGTTATTACCGGGTGGAAAATTCCACAATGACATTTGGATTTGTGGGATTAAACGAAATGCTCCAATCATTCTGCGGATCCGGAATTGAAGACCCAGATTCACTCAAATTAGGCCTCAAGGTTGTTGACTATATGAATGGGCGGGCTCAGGAACTTAAAAAAGACACAGGACTTCGCTGGACCATTATCCAGACACCCGCAGAGTCCACCGCCTACCGGTTTGCAATGTTGGATAAGGAAAAATTCGGTAACAATGCAATAACCCAGGGGGATTCCGATGCCTATTACTACACCAACTCTTCCCATGTACCAGTGGATACCACTGTGAATCTGGCTGAGAAGATCCGTATTGAAGAACAGTTCCACAGCCGTACTCTGGGTGGTCATATCTTCCATGCATTTATGGGTGAATCCCACAGTGACCCTGAGGCACTCATGAGCCTCACTAATAAAATCGCCCGAAAATCTGATATTGGTTTCTGGGCATACAGCAGCGCCCTGAGCTTCTGTGTGAAATGCAAAACCCTGATGAAAGGATTACAGAATAGCTGTGTTGCCTGTGGAGAACAGAAAGAAGTGGAATGGTATGACCGGATAACTGGATACGTACAACAGGTGGGTCGCTCTAAATCTGCTAGTGGCGGTTGGAATCCTGGTAAAATGAAAGAATTACATGATAGGAGAAGGTTTTAA